CGGACGGACTCGCTTACCGCATCGCAATCATGAGACGACATATGGGCATGGACGTCATTTTGCCTTATGTCCTTTGGGTTGCATTTCTGCTGTTTCTGATCGATCTTTCATTGCGAGTACTGAACAGGAGGCTGCATCCATGGTTTCAAGTTTGAATGCTCCTCAGATAGGCGAACTGACGGTCACGGCGCTCGGCGCACCAAACGCTATCCGCATTGAGGGCGTTTCGGTTTCGTATGCGGTTGGCAAACGAAGCCGCAGAACCGTTCTTGAAGGCATTGATCTTGAGATTGAAGAGGGCGAGTTTGTTGTTCTGTTGGGTGCGACTGGCTGTGGCAAGAGCACCCTGCTGCGCATGATTCTCGGCCAAGAGCGGCCGACCAGCGGCCGTATCTCTGTCTCCGGAAGCGCGGTCGAGCGGGTTGATGCACGATCCGGATACGTTCCGCAGAAGTATTCTCTCTTCCCGGACCGTACGGTTCTGAACAATCTGGCGATGGGGCCGGAGACCTCGAAGTACCATATTCTTGGTCGACTGCGTCCCAGCTTTCGAGCGTTCCGCAGACAGGTTCGAGAAGAGGCTCTTCGTCAGCTACAGCATATGGGTCTCCAGGCTTCGGACGCCGCCAAGTACCCTCATCAACTTTCGGGCGGAATGCAGCAGCGTGTTGCGATTGCCCAGTCCCTGATGATGAAATCGCGCGTGCTGCTGATGGATGAGGCTTTCAGCGCACTTGACCCTGCTACGCGCGCGAGTCTCCAGCGTCTGCTTCGTTCGGTGTGGAATGAGCTGAAACCGACAGTCGTCTTCGTGACGCACAATACCGCGGAGGCGCTTTTCCTCGGCAGCCGACTCATCGTTCTCGCCCGCGCCGGTCGAGAGGATCACTGCGGCTCCCGAGTAGCGCTCGATATAAAGTTGCCGGCATCTGGAATGAGTTTGCGTAAGAATGGCCAGGAGTTCCTCGATCTGGTCGACTATGTAGAGCGGTTCTCGCGAGGCGACCAACATACGACGTCCTCCCCGGATGCTTTTCCCATTGACGGAGAAGACGCGTTATGAAAAACCTCTGGATTCGCGGTCGGATCTCGGACGTGTGCATTTTCGTCGCCCTTTTTGCTATCGGTAGTTTCAGGATGCACGGTCAAGAAAAGACCCTGAATAAGGTCTCGGATAAGACGATCGCCCC
This Tunturibacter gelidoferens DNA region includes the following protein-coding sequences:
- a CDS encoding ABC transporter ATP-binding protein codes for the protein MVSSLNAPQIGELTVTALGAPNAIRIEGVSVSYAVGKRSRRTVLEGIDLEIEEGEFVVLLGATGCGKSTLLRMILGQERPTSGRISVSGSAVERVDARSGYVPQKYSLFPDRTVLNNLAMGPETSKYHILGRLRPSFRAFRRQVREEALRQLQHMGLQASDAAKYPHQLSGGMQQRVAIAQSLMMKSRVLLMDEAFSALDPATRASLQRLLRSVWNELKPTVVFVTHNTAEALFLGSRLIVLARAGREDHCGSRVALDIKLPASGMSLRKNGQEFLDLVDYVERFSRGDQHTTSSPDAFPIDGEDAL